A genomic window from Streptomyces sp. NBC_00234 includes:
- a CDS encoding esterase-like activity of phytase family protein gives MSARTVRRSLTAGLPLALLGTLCVATTATGAQDRAGHHDNAAVPTAEVTGSAVLGDIPLAGFSNGLLAGSVSDDRGVMLGGIGSDIYPAGRKGEYWTVTDRGPNGQIKIDGKKRRTFPVPGFDPAIVKIRVSGKRIDVLQALPLTTSSGAAVTGLPNQQGRDEAPYGHDARTPLAYDPNGLDTEGIVRAADGTFWLVDEYGPSLVHVSSRGRVLARYVPEGLRLEGAGYPVVEALPGILLNRKINRGFEGLALLPGGDLVLAVQSPLSLPDEDAGESSRNVRLLRFSTKRHAVTAEYAYRFDPVEVVDPSEDDTSELKISSVVALGRNTLLVEERTDKAARLHRVTLPHGSGILGSAWDDPASSPSYEELADPSAAGVPVLHKSLVVDLGTIEGIPGKIEGVAVTGRDTLALINDNDFGMTDGAEAFDANGRLVDSGIETSVTLLKLPRPLRG, from the coding sequence ATGTCCGCGCGTACCGTCCGTCGTTCTCTCACCGCCGGGCTGCCGCTCGCCCTGCTGGGGACGCTCTGCGTGGCCACCACGGCGACCGGTGCACAGGACCGCGCCGGACATCACGACAACGCCGCGGTACCGACCGCGGAGGTCACCGGGAGCGCCGTCCTCGGCGACATTCCGCTTGCCGGGTTCAGCAACGGCCTGCTGGCCGGTTCGGTCTCCGACGACCGCGGCGTGATGCTCGGGGGCATCGGCAGTGACATCTACCCGGCGGGCCGCAAGGGTGAGTACTGGACGGTCACGGACCGGGGCCCCAACGGCCAGATCAAGATCGACGGCAAGAAGCGGCGTACGTTCCCCGTGCCCGGCTTCGACCCCGCGATCGTGAAGATCCGCGTCAGCGGCAAGCGGATCGACGTGCTCCAGGCCCTTCCCCTGACGACATCGTCCGGTGCCGCCGTCACCGGCCTGCCGAACCAGCAGGGACGTGACGAGGCCCCGTACGGCCATGACGCGCGGACACCACTCGCGTACGACCCGAACGGCCTCGACACCGAGGGCATCGTGCGCGCGGCGGACGGAACCTTCTGGCTGGTCGACGAGTACGGGCCCTCCCTCGTCCACGTCTCCTCGCGCGGCCGGGTGCTCGCCCGCTACGTCCCCGAGGGGCTCCGGCTGGAAGGGGCCGGCTACCCGGTGGTCGAGGCACTGCCGGGCATCCTGCTGAACCGCAAGATCAACCGTGGGTTCGAAGGGCTCGCCCTGCTGCCCGGCGGCGATCTGGTGCTGGCCGTGCAGAGCCCGCTCTCCCTCCCCGACGAGGACGCGGGCGAGAGCTCGCGCAATGTCCGGCTGCTGCGCTTCTCGACGAAGAGGCACGCGGTCACCGCCGAGTACGCCTACCGCTTCGACCCGGTCGAGGTCGTCGATCCCAGCGAGGACGACACCTCCGAGCTGAAGATCTCCTCGGTGGTCGCGCTCGGCCGCAACACCCTGCTCGTGGAGGAGCGCACCGACAAGGCCGCGCGGCTGCACCGTGTGACCCTCCCCCACGGCTCCGGCATCCTGGGCTCGGCCTGGGACGACCCGGCGTCCTCGCCTTCGTACGAGGAACTCGCCGACCCCTCGGCGGCGGGCGTTCCCGTCCTGCACAAGAGTCTCGTCGTCGACCTCGGCACGATCGAGGGAATCCCCGGCAAGATCGAGGGCGTGGCGGTCACGGGCCGTGACACCCTCGCGCTGATCAACGACAACGACTTC